The following proteins are co-located in the Flavobacterium sp. CECT 9288 genome:
- a CDS encoding type IX secretion system membrane protein PorP/SprF, whose product MKTKLVVVMVLLLSGIVNAQQDAQFTQYMYNSININPAYAGSRQSMNIFALHRTQWVGLDGAPVTNTASINTPINDTKLGLGVSIINDRIGPSDESNLAVDFSYYINTSEDFKLSFGLKASANLLNVNFDKLNQYDPNDYSFENNIDNKFSPNIGVGLYWYSDKTYVGLSVPNLLETEHFDKYAGVGANSYIARERVNYYLTAGHVFDLDYNLKFKPAMMTKMVQGAPLQVDLSANFLFNDKFTVGAAYRWSAALSAMVGFQVSDSWFIGYAYDMETTRLANYNSGSHEIFLRYEIFKRYNKITSPRFF is encoded by the coding sequence ATGAAGACAAAATTAGTAGTAGTAATGGTACTCTTACTCTCGGGTATAGTAAATGCCCAGCAAGATGCTCAGTTTACACAGTACATGTACAATTCGATCAATATAAATCCAGCCTATGCAGGTTCGCGTCAGTCCATGAATATTTTTGCCCTACACCGCACCCAGTGGGTAGGGCTAGATGGGGCACCAGTAACTAATACTGCCTCTATTAATACTCCTATCAATGATACTAAACTAGGCCTAGGAGTATCAATCATAAATGACAGGATAGGGCCATCTGATGAGAGCAATCTAGCAGTTGATTTTTCATACTACATCAATACCTCAGAAGACTTCAAACTCTCCTTTGGATTAAAAGCCTCAGCAAATCTATTGAATGTCAATTTTGATAAGTTGAATCAGTATGATCCTAATGACTATAGTTTTGAGAATAACATAGACAATAAGTTTTCACCTAATATAGGAGTGGGACTTTATTGGTACTCAGATAAAACCTATGTGGGTCTTTCAGTTCCTAACTTGTTAGAGACAGAGCATTTTGATAAATACGCAGGAGTAGGAGCCAATTCTTATATTGCACGAGAACGCGTAAACTATTACTTAACAGCCGGTCACGTATTTGATTTAGATTATAATTTAAAATTCAAACCAGCCATGATGACTAAGATGGTTCAAGGTGCTCCACTACAAGTAGATTTATCGGCTAACTTCTTGTTTAATGACAAGTTTACAGTAGGAGCTGCTTACCGCTGGAGTGCTGCATTGAGTGCCATGGTAGGCTTTCAGGTATCAGACTCTTGGTTTATTGGGTATGCATACGATATGGAAACCACACGACTGGCTAATTACAATTCAGGGTCACATGAAATATTTCTTCGTTACGAAATATTCAAACGATATAACAAAATCACATCACCTAGATTCTTTTAA
- a CDS encoding OmpA family protein, producing MKLSAKHFGCCVVFLVSTVMGYAQKKGVAIADKNFDNYSYVDAIATYEKVAEKGYKDEKMFQKLGDSYFFIANLIKAEKWYSALFAMNPVQEAEYYYRYSQSLKAVGNYAKADKMLEQFISKSATDQRGKLFASQRDYLKDIKENSGKYEIFDAGINSPYSDYGSAYYNNTLLFASARDTGGVAKKVFKWNNESFTNLYSSQISTDGSVGKPEVFNKNINSRFHESTPVFTKDGQTMYFTRNNYLNGKKQKDSRRIILLKLYKATNENGKWVNVQELPFNSNEYSVAHPALSVDEKTLYFASDMPGTKGLSDLFKVSVNANGTYGTPENLGLPINTEARETFPFISADNKMYFASDGHPGLGGLDVFVMDLSSKTPGSTITNIGTPINSTQDDFSFVIDAENKKGFVTSNREGGLGSDDIYRFNKFPVPVCNQVLQGIIKDQDTDLVLANAKVSLFDANFNLIKEITTPSSGAYSFEVTCGTTYYLRGEKPEYETKENKIVIAKVSGATQGPLALEPRKKVIEVGTDLAKTLDIPILYFDLDKSFIRKDAAFELEKVLAVMQQYPKMTIDIRSHTDCRQTAAYNQALSDRRAKSTKAWLIKNGIAANRLTAKGYGESQLVNDCGCEPTNQSNCTEAQHQANRRSEFIVISMQ from the coding sequence ATGAAATTAAGCGCCAAACATTTCGGATGCTGTGTAGTTTTTTTAGTGTCAACAGTAATGGGGTATGCCCAAAAAAAAGGAGTTGCAATTGCGGATAAAAACTTCGATAATTATTCTTACGTTGATGCCATAGCTACCTATGAGAAAGTAGCAGAGAAAGGATATAAAGACGAGAAAATGTTTCAAAAACTGGGAGACTCCTATTTCTTTATAGCCAATTTGATCAAGGCAGAGAAATGGTATTCTGCTCTTTTTGCGATGAACCCAGTTCAAGAAGCCGAGTATTACTACAGGTATTCCCAATCGTTAAAAGCCGTAGGCAACTATGCTAAGGCCGATAAAATGCTAGAACAGTTCATTTCCAAATCAGCCACAGACCAGCGAGGGAAACTCTTTGCGAGTCAGCGTGATTACTTAAAAGACATCAAGGAAAACTCAGGGAAATATGAAATATTTGATGCCGGAATCAACTCCCCTTACTCTGATTATGGAAGCGCTTACTACAACAATACCCTACTTTTTGCATCGGCGCGCGATACAGGCGGAGTAGCTAAAAAAGTGTTCAAGTGGAACAATGAATCCTTCACTAACTTGTACAGCTCCCAGATCAGTACAGATGGTAGTGTGGGTAAACCAGAGGTGTTTAATAAAAACATCAACAGTAGGTTTCATGAGTCAACACCTGTTTTTACCAAAGATGGCCAAACCATGTACTTCACGCGTAATAATTACCTAAACGGGAAAAAGCAAAAAGACAGCAGACGTATTATATTATTAAAACTCTACAAGGCCACGAACGAAAATGGAAAATGGGTCAATGTACAAGAGCTACCTTTTAACAGTAATGAGTACAGTGTAGCGCATCCAGCGCTGAGTGTAGACGAGAAAACTTTGTATTTTGCATCAGACATGCCAGGTACCAAGGGATTGTCAGATCTTTTTAAAGTAAGCGTCAATGCTAATGGCACCTACGGGACACCAGAGAATTTAGGATTGCCTATCAACACAGAGGCAAGAGAAACCTTTCCTTTTATCTCAGCAGACAATAAAATGTACTTTGCCAGTGATGGCCACCCAGGACTAGGAGGGTTAGATGTGTTTGTGATGGATTTATCATCAAAAACTCCTGGTAGTACCATAACAAACATAGGTACACCTATAAACAGTACCCAAGATGATTTTTCATTTGTGATTGATGCAGAGAATAAAAAAGGATTTGTAACCTCTAATAGAGAGGGTGGGTTAGGATCTGATGACATCTATAGATTCAATAAATTTCCTGTTCCTGTTTGTAATCAAGTACTTCAAGGAATAATAAAGGATCAAGATACAGATTTAGTCTTGGCCAATGCCAAGGTAAGTTTGTTTGACGCGAATTTTAATTTGATTAAAGAAATCACCACTCCATCATCAGGAGCCTACAGCTTTGAGGTAACATGCGGAACCACATATTATTTACGTGGCGAAAAGCCAGAGTATGAAACCAAAGAGAATAAGATTGTAATAGCAAAAGTATCTGGAGCAACACAAGGTCCATTGGCCTTAGAGCCAAGAAAAAAAGTTATTGAAGTAGGTACAGACTTAGCTAAGACCTTGGATATTCCAATACTTTATTTTGATTTAGACAAGTCATTTATTCGAAAAGATGCGGCATTTGAGCTAGAAAAAGTATTAGCAGTGATGCAACAATACCCAAAGATGACCATCGATATTAGATCCCATACAGATTGCAGACAAACCGCAGCATACAACCAAGCACTATCTGATAGAAGAGCTAAATCAACGAAAGCATGGTTGATCAAAAACGGTATAGCTGCAAATAGATTAACAGCAAAAGGATACGGTGAATCACAACTTGTAAACGATTGCGGATGTGAACCTACGAACCAATCAAACTGTACAGAGGCACAACATCAAGCCAATAGAAGAAGTGAGTTTATTGTTATATCGATGCAATAA
- a CDS encoding Y-family DNA polymerase, which translates to MYALVDCNNFYASCERVFQPKFNGKPVAILSNNDGCVISRSNEAKAVGIGMGAPAFQIKEIVKQHDVQLFSSNYALYGDLSNRVMKILEQFTPNVEIYSIDEAFLNFDGLSIEDYHQYGILMKNRVHKWVGIPVCIGFGETKALSKVANKIAKKFQDRTQGVYVIDSDEKRVKALKWTKIEDVWGIGHRLNKKMKTRNIATALDFTAPQHEAWIKKEMGVLGMRLKYELEGKSVLDLEPIATQKKSIATTRSFPKQIAEFDLLRERVATFAAQCAEKLRKQKSCCHTIIVMLVVDKHSIQTSKYYFNCAVTLPYGSNSTLTIANAAIALLKKLHAGNEHLKFKKAGVIVTELIDENKKQFDLFEEENPKHLQLMKVIDGLNAKIGDKKIKLASQNLSLTWNMKQNHLSPRYTTSFKDILEIKCQ; encoded by the coding sequence ATGTATGCACTAGTAGATTGTAACAATTTTTATGCCTCATGCGAACGTGTTTTTCAGCCGAAATTCAACGGGAAACCTGTTGCAATCTTGTCTAATAATGATGGTTGTGTCATTTCACGTAGTAATGAAGCGAAGGCGGTAGGAATAGGAATGGGAGCGCCCGCTTTTCAAATAAAAGAAATTGTAAAACAGCATGATGTGCAATTATTTTCGTCAAATTATGCCTTGTATGGTGATTTGAGCAATCGAGTAATGAAGATTTTAGAGCAGTTTACACCAAATGTAGAGATTTATAGTATTGATGAAGCTTTTTTAAACTTTGATGGATTATCAATTGAGGACTATCACCAGTATGGAATTCTAATGAAGAACCGAGTGCATAAATGGGTGGGTATTCCGGTTTGCATTGGCTTTGGCGAAACCAAAGCATTATCAAAAGTAGCTAATAAAATTGCTAAAAAATTCCAAGATAGAACGCAAGGTGTTTATGTTATAGATAGTGATGAAAAGCGAGTAAAAGCGCTTAAATGGACTAAGATTGAAGATGTTTGGGGCATAGGACATCGACTGAATAAGAAAATGAAAACTAGAAATATAGCAACCGCTCTTGACTTTACCGCACCACAACATGAGGCTTGGATAAAAAAAGAAATGGGTGTACTGGGAATGCGTTTAAAGTATGAACTAGAAGGTAAATCCGTATTAGACCTAGAGCCTATTGCTACCCAAAAAAAGAGTATTGCTACTACCAGAAGTTTTCCTAAACAAATTGCGGAGTTTGATTTATTACGAGAGCGTGTAGCTACTTTTGCAGCGCAATGTGCCGAAAAATTACGCAAGCAAAAATCTTGTTGCCACACCATAATAGTCATGCTAGTTGTAGACAAACACAGCATACAAACATCTAAATATTATTTTAATTGCGCCGTAACATTGCCTTATGGGTCTAATTCTACATTGACCATTGCTAATGCTGCGATAGCCTTACTTAAAAAACTTCATGCAGGTAATGAGCACTTAAAATTTAAAAAAGCAGGTGTAATTGTTACTGAACTTATTGATGAAAATAAAAAACAGTTTGATCTTTTTGAGGAAGAAAATCCCAAACATTTGCAACTAATGAAAGTAATTGATGGGTTGAATGCTAAAATAGGCGACAAGAAAATAAAACTAGCATCGCAGAATTTAAGTTTGACCTGGAATATGAAACAAAACCATTTGTCACCTAGATACACCACCAGTTTTAAAGATATACTTGAAATAAAATGCCAGTAA
- a CDS encoding LexA family transcriptional regulator produces the protein MPVNKTSKLTFYFPDFESELRIPFINEGVSAGFPSPAADFMEMSIDLNKQLSENPLATFYIKVKGNSMIDAGIDDKDVLVVDRSLEPQNNKIAICFIDGEFTVKRMKVEKDCLYLMPENPNYPPIKVTEENELLIWGIVTYVIKKL, from the coding sequence ATGCCAGTAAACAAAACATCTAAACTTACTTTTTACTTTCCTGATTTTGAAAGTGAATTGCGCATTCCTTTTATAAACGAAGGGGTTTCAGCAGGATTTCCATCGCCAGCCGCTGATTTTATGGAAATGAGTATTGATTTGAACAAACAATTGAGTGAAAACCCGCTGGCTACTTTTTATATTAAGGTCAAAGGAAACTCTATGATTGATGCAGGTATTGATGACAAGGATGTACTTGTTGTTGACCGAAGCTTAGAGCCACAAAATAATAAAATAGCCATTTGTTTTATTGATGGAGAGTTCACCGTAAAGCGAATGAAGGTAGAAAAAGATTGTTTGTATCTCATGCCAGAAAACCCAAATTATCCACCCATAAAAGTCACCGAGGAAAACGAACTCCTCATTTGGGGTATTGTAACCTACGTGATTAAAAAACTGTAG
- a CDS encoding GLPGLI family protein — protein sequence MKSLLLLVIFHFSGVLIYAQNFPKDTLRYEITYDYSYQVNKEDTLSKQKEQMALYVAKDFSYYISLNQKKLLDMAREYEVSKVLPDRKALSRSKINYTIVKEYSTSKSTLIDRIGQGTYTYNQDLDKFGWKLQEEQKEILGYNCKKATTEFAGRTYVAWYTTEISIADGPYKFHGLPGLILSIYDTNKHYQFTVSSIKNSSSFCNTGEQLQKPTQITYEEYKQLKKRYKEKPSTLINSGGMTFPKEMLDLADQRAKEKMKFENNPMELTD from the coding sequence ATGAAATCACTTTTACTACTAGTTATTTTCCACTTTTCAGGAGTTCTAATTTACGCTCAAAACTTTCCAAAAGATACTTTGCGTTATGAAATAACTTATGATTATTCATATCAAGTGAACAAAGAGGATACTCTCAGCAAACAGAAAGAGCAAATGGCATTGTATGTTGCAAAAGATTTTTCATATTATATAAGTTTGAATCAAAAGAAATTGCTTGATATGGCGCGCGAATATGAGGTGTCTAAGGTACTTCCTGATAGAAAGGCGCTATCGAGATCAAAAATAAATTATACAATAGTAAAGGAATATAGTACTAGTAAATCAACTCTTATCGATAGGATTGGACAAGGTACTTATACATACAATCAAGATTTAGATAAGTTTGGTTGGAAATTACAAGAGGAGCAAAAAGAAATATTGGGGTATAACTGTAAAAAGGCGACTACTGAGTTTGCGGGTAGAACTTATGTGGCATGGTATACCACAGAAATTAGTATAGCCGATGGGCCATATAAATTTCATGGTTTGCCTGGTTTGATTTTATCGATTTATGATACCAATAAACATTATCAATTTACTGTTTCGAGTATAAAAAATAGTTCTAGTTTTTGTAATACTGGGGAGCAATTACAAAAACCTACTCAAATAACTTATGAAGAGTATAAACAACTAAAAAAGAGATACAAGGAAAAACCATCGACCTTGATTAATTCAGGTGGAATGACTTTTCCAAAGGAAATGCTTGATTTAGCAGATCAAAGAGCCAAGGAAAAGATGAAGTTTGAAAACAACCCTATGGAGCTTACAGATTAA
- a CDS encoding carboxypeptidase-like regulatory domain-containing protein, giving the protein MYSQTVIKGQISDTRGKVIVSASVSIYKKSSSAIIAYAITDSKGLFAITFVSPDPVVDLEVRCIGYETVLSAINNTPQTKNFILSEKSFVLKEVSVKAAPILQKGDTLRYLVNSFSKEQDRSIGDVLKRMPGIEVLPDGKILYQGKAINKYYIEGLDLLEGKYNLANDNLPYQEVSQVQILENHQPIKTLDSLQFSDRTALNIKLKNSYTFTGQARIGTGFSPLLWDANITPMLFSKKRQMLTTYQTNNTGDNVASQLKKLTIEDLLNQFENNSEKIDWLAVQQLANPKFSEKRWLDNSIHLLSSNYLQKLQKDYELRVNVSYLNDYQQQKGFTNTQFFTPSGTIDLLEEKYNQFYYNSLQTNFTLQKNTTKNYFKNSLEFQGFWDSQRGNIVLNNEGLKQELGNEYFRFSNNLKSIFSLGKQKLVLFSYLGLNKTPQELRVNPGQFEGLLNESKPYDSVTQQTDLLTYYTNNTLSMIKAVKYFTLESKVGLQLENQKLNSDIATSTNSVLSSDFSNTLDWFRSKVYVDLQTQFKKANWRIELSTPINLYSYTIKDAPLQQSENVNQTTFEPRLTVNYDINSYWKINSSAGISNQFGTINQLHYGYILQNYRSIKRIDSSLPQSTIQNFNVGVSFRNPVKSLFFNSSYSNVQSENNLLYQSEVLANGAVSIEAIEQLNTRYSHNFSTRIGKYVSAIKSNLTLNSSFALQEFQQSINGNLVDIANQNLIFGSKIDTDLTDWLNLEYAGSWTFSNNKLEELKQPQVKQQNHVLNLNFNLKNKQYLGLKSEYVSTTLFNKRNENLFADFIYRYTSQKKKIDFEMQMNNIFGTNNFKTINVNDYSYVTTNFLLRPRQLLFKVRFSL; this is encoded by the coding sequence TTGTATTCTCAAACCGTAATTAAAGGGCAAATTTCGGATACACGAGGCAAGGTAATTGTTAGTGCTAGTGTATCCATTTATAAAAAATCATCTTCTGCTATCATTGCTTATGCCATTACAGATAGTAAAGGTCTGTTTGCAATTACCTTTGTCAGTCCTGATCCTGTAGTAGATTTGGAGGTACGCTGTATCGGATATGAAACAGTATTAAGTGCAATTAATAATACTCCGCAAACTAAAAATTTCATTCTTTCTGAAAAGTCATTTGTCTTAAAGGAGGTTTCTGTAAAAGCAGCACCTATTTTACAAAAGGGCGATACTCTGCGCTATTTGGTAAATTCATTTTCAAAAGAGCAAGATCGAAGCATTGGTGATGTGTTAAAGAGAATGCCAGGAATTGAAGTGCTACCTGATGGTAAAATTTTATATCAAGGTAAAGCAATTAATAAATATTATATTGAAGGTCTAGATTTGTTAGAAGGAAAATACAATTTAGCCAATGACAACTTGCCGTATCAAGAGGTTTCTCAAGTACAAATTCTGGAGAACCATCAGCCTATAAAAACGCTGGATAGTTTACAGTTTTCTGATCGAACGGCACTCAATATCAAACTTAAAAACTCCTATACTTTTACAGGTCAAGCTAGAATTGGCACTGGTTTTAGCCCATTACTTTGGGATGCCAATATTACTCCGATGCTTTTCTCTAAAAAAAGACAAATGCTCACTACCTACCAAACGAATAATACAGGAGATAATGTAGCTTCGCAGCTTAAAAAGTTAACAATTGAAGATTTACTAAATCAATTTGAAAACAATTCAGAGAAAATAGATTGGCTTGCAGTACAGCAATTAGCTAATCCGAAATTTTCTGAAAAGAGATGGCTTGATAATTCCATTCACTTATTGTCAAGCAATTATTTGCAAAAGCTACAGAAAGACTATGAATTGCGTGTGAATGTTTCGTATTTAAACGATTATCAACAGCAAAAGGGTTTTACCAATACGCAGTTTTTTACACCTTCGGGTACAATTGATTTGTTAGAAGAAAAATACAATCAATTTTATTACAATTCCTTGCAAACAAATTTTACGCTTCAAAAAAACACAACCAAAAATTATTTTAAAAACAGTCTGGAGTTTCAAGGCTTTTGGGATAGTCAGCGCGGTAATATCGTTTTGAATAACGAGGGTTTAAAGCAGGAGTTAGGAAATGAATATTTTAGGTTTTCAAATAATTTGAAATCAATTTTTTCATTAGGAAAACAAAAGCTTGTACTTTTTTCATACCTAGGTTTAAACAAAACACCACAAGAACTTCGCGTAAATCCCGGACAGTTTGAAGGTTTACTTAACGAAAGCAAACCTTACGACTCCGTTACACAACAAACAGATTTACTCACCTATTACACAAACAATACGTTATCGATGATCAAAGCGGTAAAGTATTTTACATTGGAGTCAAAAGTAGGTTTACAATTAGAAAATCAAAAACTCAATAGTGATATAGCTACATCAACTAATAGCGTTTTAAGTTCTGATTTTTCGAATACTTTAGATTGGTTTCGTTCTAAAGTGTATGTTGATTTGCAAACTCAATTTAAAAAAGCGAATTGGCGAATTGAATTGTCAACCCCAATTAATTTGTATTCGTACACAATAAAAGACGCTCCACTTCAACAATCGGAAAACGTAAATCAAACTACTTTTGAACCGAGATTGACAGTGAACTATGACATAAATTCATATTGGAAAATTAATTCTTCAGCAGGAATTTCGAATCAATTTGGTACTATAAACCAGTTGCATTACGGTTATATTTTACAAAATTACCGAAGCATTAAGAGAATTGATTCTTCCTTGCCACAATCCACAATTCAAAATTTTAATGTGGGAGTCTCATTTAGGAATCCTGTGAAATCACTTTTTTTTAATTCCAGCTACAGCAATGTGCAAAGTGAGAATAATTTACTGTACCAAAGTGAAGTTTTAGCAAATGGAGCAGTTTCAATTGAGGCGATTGAACAATTAAATACAAGATACAGTCATAATTTTTCAACCCGAATTGGGAAATATGTTTCAGCTATTAAATCAAATCTAACGCTTAATAGCAGTTTTGCTTTGCAGGAATTTCAGCAAAGCATTAATGGTAATTTAGTAGATATAGCAAATCAAAATTTAATTTTTGGAAGTAAAATAGATACCGATTTAACGGATTGGCTTAACTTGGAATACGCAGGAAGTTGGACGTTCTCGAATAACAAATTAGAGGAACTAAAACAACCGCAAGTAAAACAACAAAATCATGTTTTGAATCTGAATTTTAATTTGAAAAACAAACAATATTTAGGTCTAAAGTCAGAGTATGTAAGTACGACCTTGTTCAATAAAAGAAACGAAAATTTGTTTGCAGATTTTATTTATAGATACACGAGTCAGAAGAAAAAAATTGATTTTGAGATGCAAATGAACAATATTTTTGGTACCAATAATTTCAAAACTATCAATGTCAATGATTATAGTTATGTGACAACTAATTTTCTATTAAGACCACGACAACTGTTATTCAAAGTTAGATTTTCTTTATAA